DNA sequence from the Lachancea thermotolerans CBS 6340 chromosome H complete sequence genome:
GTACAACATGCGCGAATGGGAACCGCGTTCCGCGAAAATACTGCACATGCAGCTGCCCCTACgcgcttttcttgagttCCCACGCGGGACGCGTATCACCACGTACGCGGGACAAAAAGTAGCCGCCGAGGTCGATTGGTCCCGAGGCAAAGGTCCGGGTAACGGCCCGAACCCAGACTCAGAGGCCAGCGGGCAGCCCCTGGAGCCAGTGAGCGTGAAGTCGTATTACTATTTCCCCGGGGTTCTGATTGGGCAGTTCTAGACCCGGGCCCATTGGCGTGCTTGTCGCCGTTCTCATTTGCACCCGTGCAAAATGCGGCAGGTAGCGCGATACACGAACACTTAGCACCTGTAAGTAGTGCGTTTTGCAACTCTGTTGCAAAACCACAGCTGAGAGCCGAGCGCGAATCCGCCCAGGTGCTACGAAAGGGTCCACGTGTCGGCTCCAAGAAAACCGGCTGCAGCTCCTGACCCCTCGAGAAGCATTACTAGGCACAGCGCGCGTGGAGCACGGGTTTCAACGCAGCATCGACCCAGGATCATAGATAACGGGAGTGCCGTCTGAGCCGCAGGCAGACTTACTGGGAGCTTTCCCGAAAGCCGAGTCTGGCCCCACGATAGCGACACAAAGCTTTACGACGATGGGGAGAAGAAACTACATCGGTGCTGCCTGTTCGGTCCAAACGCTCCCACAACGTCACGTCACCGCCACCTTGCTTGCCACCTTGCTTGCCACCGCACTTGCATATTCGGTGTCGCCGTCGGGCATGGATGCGCGCGAAGTCCGAGGCTTAGGCCCAGCTGCCGCCCTCCCTCGCCTCTAAGGCTCTGTGATTAAATAAACATGCGGGCTCCAGCGAGTGTGCGGGAGAAAACCGCATTGTGCGGGCGAGTAAGCTCCCTTTCCGCCTCTCGCTTTGTCTCTTTCGTCTCTTTTGTCTTTCAAGACCGCTTCTTACATAAGTCTTTTTCCGCTCTTTCCCTCCTTGAGATTCAGAGGAGCCGGTCATCATGAGAGCTCCTGTACAATCCCACAATGTACATGACTATAATGCAGCAGCCCCGGTTTCGCGACAATGAGTTGCGGATCCTCGCTTGCTTCCGCGGCGCACTGTCGACAGTTGGCGCTGGAACGCCCAggcagctgcttcagccGCTCGTGCCGGCTCGCGGAGGAACCCGGAGCTGTTCCCCATTGTTACGGTTGCCTCCTCAACGGAGGAGGCTTCCGCGGCATTTTCGAGCTTCCAATGTGCTGCGCGTTCTCTAGGAGTAGGGCATCTGCGAATGGTGTGCGCGGCgctgctcatcgcgcaTACTCGAAGGGGGTACTCATGCACCTTTATGCATGTCCGCATACCTTAAATCGTGCCTGTAAGATCTTTTTATCGGAAAAAATCCTTTTTCGGAAAAACCGCTGTCCGAACAACCAGCGGGACGTTGCGAGCCGGCATAGAAATGTGCTGACGCGAACAatttaaaaacaaatataGCTTAACACGCAGAACGTCGGTAGTGATGTAAGTCAGGCACTCGAAAAAAATAGTTTGGATTAACAGTGTAAAAAAGGGAATAGTCGTCGCAGTAGAATAAATTCAACACAAACCTCAGGAGTCCGAATCCACGAGTTCTGGACGAGGGAAACCAGGTAAAAAGAGATATGAGCTTGTCGCGTGTGTCATCACACGATGAGCAGAcgccagcggcgcgcgcgggtTCGACGCGGCCGGTGGACGTGGTAGTGGCGACGTGCGATTTTACGCCCACCAAAAAGGCGCAACTGCGGCTCAGCGCGGGCGACGTGGTGTACGTGCTGGGCAAGAACGAGTCCGGGTGGTGGGACGGCGTGACGGTGTGCGGCAGGTCCCCGCAGCGGGTCGCGCGCGGCTGGTTTCCGCATAATTTCACGCGGTCGTACCGCGAGCACAAACGCGGGGGACTAGCGGCGAAGTGCGGGGCCGCGAGTAGCGTGGCTGGCACGCGCAGCAACCGCTCCGGCGGCAGCAGCCGCCGGAGCAGTCTGGCGGCGCCCCCCATGCCCGGCCACATGGACTTCGGCAGCAGCATGAGGCTCGGCACCGTAAGCGAGCCCAACCTCTCCCCCACCGACTCCCACGCACCACATCTGAAGCAGGACTACAGGTTTGACATGCGGTCCAACTTAGCAGGCCAGGCAGGATCCCGCAGGCCCAGCATGGCATCCGGATGGTCGGCCGGCGCCAACTCACTTTCCAAGTCGCCTTCTCATTCCTCGAACGAACAGCAGTCGCACGGGAGCCAAAGCCAGCCGCAGCAGGTCGATCCGCTCCAGAAGTCTACAGCCGACGAGCGCAGGAGGCGCTCGCATGTCGCTGAGACTGACAAGATGAACGTTTTGGGCACGGACGAGGTACAGATGATATTTAGCAACATCCACGACAACTCTCCGCCCATATGGACGCCGGTCCCAACTACAGAGGGTAAGATCTTGTACTACAACCGCGACTACGACATATATTGCAGCGGGTTGCCGCTGCTACAGAGCCCCGAGCTCAACATCAAAAGCGTCTTTTCCGACCACGATTGGTTTGTGGAcattcaagaaagagccCTGACGCACAACAAGAAGGTTCTGGACAAAAAGGAGGAGCCTGCCGGCGCAAACGGCGCCGCCACCGGGCCCATGTCCGCCAATACCCAGAGCACTTCACAGAACACAAGGAACCACAGTGGTAGCAGAAGGCCTAGTGTGGATGAAAAAAGCAAAAATTACCTCGCAGCGACCATAATATCTGACAGTGCTGGCACTGGAAGCAGAAATACCAAGATCAATGCTCTCAAAAGTGACAATTTAAGCCCTAAACGTGTCGCCGGCGACGACACCAACACAAACACCAACAGTGACAGCAAAGCCGGCATCAAGACTGCAACCGAGAACGAAAACGACACTGAAGTCGCGGCTTCAGATCCCGGCTGGTGGCAAAAAAACCCCAAGCATACCCTCTTGgcgaaagaagagctcttttatcATCACCGCATGGACCTGAGGTCATGGACGGAAATGAGAGACACCACTCTATATTTCGCGCGCAAAGCTTACGCAagctttttccaaaacGACTACCATCAATTCAATCGAAACTTCGAGGTAACTGCTAAATTCAGCATTTACTACCACAACGCTTGCCGTCTTTTGAAGGGTGAGCTCATAAAAAACAATGTCAAGAGAGAGGTCAGGCGGATTTTAAGACAAATGACCGATGCTGTATCGGCCATTAGCATAAACGGGAATCTATTTTTTAGTTCTCCTCAAAGGTTTGATATCTCATTTTCTCCATCCgttcaacaacaacagcttcaacagcGCCACAAGTCAAGCGTGGGAAGCACAGGAACTGCTATTCAAGACCCATTGCGTGTCTCTATCTCGACCTTGAATCCACTCCAACCCGGcgatcttcaaaaacttagCATATCCAGTAATGATATTCTCATCAATGAGGAGTCCCAGAGTTTAGAAACAAAATCTAAGAACGACCGAGATGACAGATTTGGATCGGTACTTAGCTCTTACACCATTCAAGCGCACAGTACCgcctttgatgaaaactcTAAAATTTCGATACAGGCGTTGTTTCAAACCATTGACGCTCAGTTCAGTAGATTCATGATATGCGTTCGCAACTTGGAcgctttgatgaaaacaaagtgtTCAGGGGGCGACATTCTTCCGCAACTGTTCCCGAGGTTCTTTAGGGACGGATTCAGCGGCGGCGCTTGGACAAgcacttttcaagatcaagttATATCTTTGACtccaagagcttctttGGCAAGCCTTGGGTCTCCACTCACAGGAGAAGCCTATCAAGCTGTCAACAATGTGTTTGGGAGCATTAGTAGCAAGGCAGGAACTGTGGAAAGCTCAATCCTCTCCAAGTCAACAGCCGACAACGATCGAACAAGCGCAATCAAAGGTTCGCCCAAGGCCAAAAATCAGAAGTCCCTGAAGTTTCCTCTGAACGAAGATACGCTGGCTCTTCTCAAGAAACGAATTGATTACTTCTCTACTCCAACGTACGCAAGCTATGGCACCTTGATCGACCAACCAAGGACTAATAAAAGGAACCTTGAAATTAGCGCGAATTGTCATCGAGAACTCAGCCACTCGGTCGTAATAATCGAAATGTTAGAAAACCTAGATCTCAGATTTTTCCTAAACATGAGAAACCTGGCGTACAATCATGCCCTTGATGAAGATAGTGAGGAGCTGAGGCAACATACTATGACTTCTTCTGCTACTCTGCTTATGGAGTTCTTCGATATCAAGCAGGCCCTCTACGATGTCACCATTAAAAAAGTGATGGACATCCAAAACCTTACTCTAGATGATCCTTTCGTCTTTTGCTCTATGGCAGGTGATCTTTCTTTTGGAGGGGAAAGGGAAGAGGGCTCGAGAGAAGAACATGTTTTAAAGCAAGAGAGGCTGGCAGAGGCTTACCGCAAGCGTCTTGTGGCCGAGGATGTGGAAGTGAATGACATGACTTATTTCAACCCAGATACGGAGGTCAAGGCTACCCAGATTTCCTTCTTAGCAGTAATCGATTCGACGTACCAAGTCGTTGAGCAGCTAATTCAGGCCCGGGAGAATGTTCTGAACTATGCTGCGAGAATGATGAAAAACGACTTGATTTCTGAATTGACTAGGGGCGAACAGGAGAAGATTTTCGAGGACGACAAGATCGATGCAAAGACTTCTGACGCCGAAATTGAACACATCGGCCCAAAGGATTTTGGTGACAGCAGTTTCACGTCAGATGTACCCTGGTACTTGGACTCAGAACATGAGTATTCATTGATTTACGACAACCAGGGGCGCATCAAAGGAGGCACAAAAGTTGCTTTGCTTGAACACCTCACCAGCCACCGGGCGATAGACGCCTCTTTCAACATCGCAATGTTGTTGTCATTCCGTAGCATATTCACTACATCCGAGTTTCTCCACGCGTTGGTCGAGAGATATCATCTTTACCCTCCGGAGGgtttgagctttgaagagtaCAGTGCGTGGattgaaaagaagtccACCCCCGTCAAAACACGTGTTGTAAACATACTGAAGACGCTGTTCTCAAATTATTGGACGCCTGCATACTATGAGCCTGGTATCGACGATCTTGTGAGCTTTGCACAACTGGCTACGGCACAGAGCATAAGTGGCGCGCCAGCGTTGTTAGTTGAACTTAAGAACCGCCTTTCATTGAAGGGCAACCTGAAGAACTTCGTGCCAGAAACAATCCGATTCGATGAGAGCGGTCACAATTACAGCGGAAACGCCTTGAACCCCAGGGTTTCTACGGGGGGACCTGCAGAGTTTGGGGCAGGGTACGGATTTAGGATGCGGAAGCTCAAGTTGCTTGACATCGACCCGCAAACGTTTGCCAAGCAATTGACTACGAAAGAACATTATTTGTACTCCAAAATTACACCATTTGAATGTTTGGATCGTATTTGGAGTAAGAAATACTGTTATTTTGGTGGCTCTGAGGACATTTCAAAGTTTATCTCAAGTGCAAACGCTTTGACGAGTTATGTCTCATTTGCAATAGTAAAACAAACCAATACTAAAAAGAGGGCAAAAGTCCTACAACATTTCATTAGTGTTGCTGAATATTGCTAcgagctcaacaacttttcTTCGATGACTGCTATTGTTTCAGCCCTGTACTCCTCCCCGATTTTccgcttgaagaaatcatGGTCTGCCGTGCCTGAAGACTCCAAGAAGGTATTAGAAAACCTAAACACCTTGATGGATCCGGCAAAAAACTTCATTACTTACAGAAACTGGCTTAAAACCGTTCACGATGTGGCATGCGTCCCTTTTTTCGGGGTCTACCTTTCAGATCTGACTTTTATTGCTGAAGGCAATCCGAATTGCTTACATAGGTCACCTGAGATCATAAACTTCAGCAAGAGGCTAAGAATCGTTGACATACTAAAAGAGATATCCAGTTACCAGATAATCCGCTACAAGTTTAAGCGGTATGACGACATTCAAAGCTTTATTGAAGAATCGATGAAAAACATTCCtaacattgaaaagcaaTATGAGCAGTCCTTGCGCCTGGAGCCACGCACTGAGGTTTCAGCTGGTCTGAGCTCAGGTGGCACTGGCATGTCCAAAACTGACTTGGGAAAGAAGCTCGAGAAAAAGTCGAGAttcatgaagaacaaaaaaaggccTACCAAACTGGTAAGTTTGTAAGGTACAGCATTAAGTATTTAAAGAATTAATTATCAGTTGAGTATAGGCTTCGGAAAGAGCACTGTAGTTTTCCTTTGTAGCTCTTGCAGATAATTGGTATTTCGAGGGTTTAGAGGAGCCGGGTAAAAAGTGATTACAGAAATTGTGTTTAAAGATGCCATGAACAAAAGAGGAACTAGTTTAGATCCTCATTGCGCGCTGCTGGAAACTGCCCGCTAGCAGGTTCAATCATGTTTAAGCAACTGTCTCAGCTTGGAAAAAACCTCACTGACGAGCTGGCAAAGGGCCTCACTGATGAGTTGAACGAGGGACAGTTTGATAAGAATAGCGACATACCAGTCGAAGTCCAAGCAAAGCTACGAAAGTTTGAAAAGTATGAACAAAAGTATCCCCTGCTTCTTAACGCGTACAAGTCTGAGAAAGCAAAGAGCGAGAAGCTGGCGGCTGTGCAGAAGATTTTGAGTGAGAACACACCCATTTCTTCGATAGACGATTACGATTCATTGacaagcttcttcaaaaacaccAACCTGAAAACCGATATGCTCAATGATGAGATAAAGAGATTGACTTCAGAAAAGAATGAACATTTGAGAGAAATACAGGATTTGCGCGCACAAAAAGATGTTGCAGCGGATAAAGCCTTTTCAGAAGGTCATTCTGAAAAATCGGAAGGGCTAGAGCAGGTGAAACAGCTTGAACAGAAGATTTCCGAGTACCTTAAAGACATTGAAAGCCTCAAGCATGAACTGGCGGCCagggaagaagaaaaataTGCTTTTGTAAAACAGCAAACAGAGATGAAAAATCAGATTGAATCTTTAAAGGGCGAAAGCACAGACTTTGCTACTGCATCGAAGAATTTGGCAGCGACTGAGAAGTTGGTTGATgaattcaagaaaaagctagACTCTGAGCGCCAAGAGCATACTAAGTTAAATTCAGAACTGAccaaacttgaagatgaggcAGCAAGAAAATCTGAGAGGATTGtgagcttggaaaagcttATAAAatcagaagaggaggatgaAGCTCTCTCCAAACAAGATCCTGTTTCTTCAGGTACTTCTCAAACGTCAACGTTTAAATctaagaaaaagaagaagaagggaaaaagtcaaaatACAAGCAGTAATGCCAAAGTGCTGCCCTCACCCCCATTGCCTGGGTCCAGCGCTGATCAAAAAAGCGATTTAGACAATCGGTTGCACGAGACATTGAAGGaccttcaagaaactcaagaaaaattgaaagtGATCCAGTCCAAGTACGATGACTTAGTAGCCGCCAGTGGCAATTCAGAAAGTTTacagcttgagcttgaaaaaacaaggggagagattgaaaaacttgaagtggACAACGAACGTCTTCTTCGTGAATTGcaagaaagcaaaaaagagtTGAAGTTCAAATCTGAGGAGGTTGAAAATGTGAaggatcttttgaaaacagtCGGGAACGAACTCGTCGAAGCAAAAGATACGATTAAAAACTCTAATGGCGCAAGCGAGACTGAAATGAAACACCTCAAGTCACAAttggaaagcttgagaagTCAAAATTCCGAAAACATTAAAAGCTATGAGACTACCCAGAGTGAATTAAAGCAAAAAGTTGCTTCCCTGCAGAAAGAAAAGTCTGAAACTGAGAAAGAGCTAGACGATTTGAGAACTACGCTTAACAAGCATATGCAGGAAAAGAGTAAGCTTCTTACAGACTTGAAACAATCCCATGAAAAAATGAGCATCTTGAATAATGAGAACATCACTTTATCGGATCAGGTTAAGAATCTGAATGCGCTGAAGCGCTCAGAAAGTTCCTTGAAATCGTCTCTGTcacaaaaagagaagacaATTGTTTACCTCGAACAACAAGTCAAGGAATATAGCTCTAaggaagaagcttcaagcaGAGCACTCAGAGAAGCCAAAATGGAAAACGGAAGATTATCCAATAAGATCTCTCTGGTAAGTAAAGAATGcgagagcttgaaaaatgaacttgagaaaTCCAAGACCTCACTCGAAAAGTTCATTAAAGAGAACGGCGGTTTGTCTGAGAGGCTTGAGATTTTAAACGAGAAGTATGAAACTTTACAGGATATGAAAACAAACTCGCATGAGCAGGTTGAATTGATACGG
Encoded proteins:
- the IMH1 gene encoding Imh1p (similar to uniprot|Q06704 Saccharomyces cerevisiae YLR309C IMH1 Protein involved in vesicular transport mediates transport between an endosomal compartment and the Golgi contains a Golgi-localization (GRIP) domain that interacts with activated Arl1p-GTP to localize Imh1p to the Golgi), producing the protein MFKQLSQLGKNLTDELAKGLTDELNEGQFDKNSDIPVEVQAKLRKFEKYEQKYPLLLNAYKSEKAKSEKLAAVQKILSENTPISSIDDYDSLTSFFKNTNLKTDMLNDEIKRLTSEKNEHLREIQDLRAQKDVAADKAFSEGHSEKSEGLEQVKQLEQKISEYLKDIESLKHELAAREEEKYAFVKQQTEMKNQIESLKGESTDFATASKNLAATEKLVDEFKKKLDSERQEHTKLNSELTKLEDEAARKSERIVSLEKLIKSEEEDEALSKQDPVSSGTSQTSTFKSKKKKKKGKSQNTSSNAKVLPSPPLPGSSADQKSDLDNRLHETLKDLQETQEKLKVIQSKYDDLVAASGNSESLQLELEKTRGEIEKLEVDNERLLRELQESKKELKFKSEEVENVKDLLKTVGNELVEAKDTIKNSNGASETEMKHLKSQLESLRSQNSENIKSYETTQSELKQKVASLQKEKSETEKELDDLRTTLNKHMQEKSKLLTDLKQSHEKMSILNNENITLSDQVKNLNALKRSESSLKSSLSQKEKTIVYLEQQVKEYSSKEEASSRALREAKMENGRLSNKISLVSKECESLKNELEKSKTSLEKFIKENGGLSERLEILNEKYETLQDMKTNSHEQVELIRRQCDELNVKIKELNKKNLSLEDELNESVSALQERTQEASSMRRLLAERQSDKDFQVQKLEQSFAAASEEKNRLESELALHDAKTKRTINELKEVNDDLRVQVQTLIAKEKDYEQEVARLTSLNKEMQTTRNESSQSSNELKEALANVKAALMTSEKKLREMESSSENIKELNDDLTKKLERISKNYKLVSGQLAAIKERNVPSRGPSRSNSVLSISDRASNEPPSRRGSFNGETVIESQSEINDKIAYIKNVLLGFLEHKDQRNQLLPVVSTLLQLDSNDEKRLMAIR
- the CDC25 gene encoding Ras family guanine nucleotide exchange factor CDC25 (similar to uniprot|P04821 Saccharomyces cerevisiae YLR310C CDC25 Membrane bound guanine nucleotide exchange factor (GEF or GDP-release factor) indirectly regulates adenylate cyclase through activation of Ras1p and Ras2p by stimulating the exchange of GDP for GTP required for progression through G1), whose amino-acid sequence is MSLSRVSSHDEQTPAARAGSTRPVDVVVATCDFTPTKKAQLRLSAGDVVYVLGKNESGWWDGVTVCGRSPQRVARGWFPHNFTRSYREHKRGGLAAKCGAASSVAGTRSNRSGGSSRRSSLAAPPMPGHMDFGSSMRLGTVSEPNLSPTDSHAPHLKQDYRFDMRSNLAGQAGSRRPSMASGWSAGANSLSKSPSHSSNEQQSHGSQSQPQQVDPLQKSTADERRRRSHVAETDKMNVLGTDEVQMIFSNIHDNSPPIWTPVPTTEGKILYYNRDYDIYCSGLPLLQSPELNIKSVFSDHDWFVDIQERALTHNKKVLDKKEEPAGANGAATGPMSANTQSTSQNTRNHSGSRRPSVDEKSKNYLAATIISDSAGTGSRNTKINALKSDNLSPKRVAGDDTNTNTNSDSKAGIKTATENENDTEVAASDPGWWQKNPKHTLLAKEELFYHHRMDLRSWTEMRDTTLYFARKAYASFFQNDYHQFNRNFEVTAKFSIYYHNACRLLKGELIKNNVKREVRRILRQMTDAVSAISINGNLFFSSPQRFDISFSPSVQQQQLQQRHKSSVGSTGTAIQDPLRVSISTLNPLQPGDLQKLSISSNDILINEESQSLETKSKNDRDDRFGSVLSSYTIQAHSTAFDENSKISIQALFQTIDAQFSRFMICVRNLDALMKTKCSGGDILPQLFPRFFRDGFSGGAWTSTFQDQVISLTPRASLASLGSPLTGEAYQAVNNVFGSISSKAGTVESSILSKSTADNDRTSAIKGSPKAKNQKSLKFPLNEDTLALLKKRIDYFSTPTYASYGTLIDQPRTNKRNLEISANCHRELSHSVVIIEMLENLDLRFFLNMRNLAYNHALDEDSEELRQHTMTSSATLLMEFFDIKQALYDVTIKKVMDIQNLTLDDPFVFCSMAGDLSFGGEREEGSREEHVLKQERLAEAYRKRLVAEDVEVNDMTYFNPDTEVKATQISFLAVIDSTYQVVEQLIQARENVLNYAARMMKNDLISELTRGEQEKIFEDDKIDAKTSDAEIEHIGPKDFGDSSFTSDVPWYLDSEHEYSLIYDNQGRIKGGTKVALLEHLTSHRAIDASFNIAMLLSFRSIFTTSEFLHALVERYHLYPPEGLSFEEYSAWIEKKSTPVKTRVVNILKTLFSNYWTPAYYEPGIDDLVSFAQLATAQSISGAPALLVELKNRLSLKGNLKNFVPETIRFDESGHNYSGNALNPRVSTGGPAEFGAGYGFRMRKLKLLDIDPQTFAKQLTTKEHYLYSKITPFECLDRIWSKKYCYFGGSEDISKFISSANALTSYVSFAIVKQTNTKKRAKVLQHFISVAEYCYELNNFSSMTAIVSALYSSPIFRLKKSWSAVPEDSKKVLENLNTLMDPAKNFITYRNWLKTVHDVACVPFFGVYLSDLTFIAEGNPNCLHRSPEIINFSKRLRIVDILKEISSYQIIRYKFKRYDDIQSFIEESMKNIPNIEKQYEQSLRLEPRTEVSAGLSSGGTGMSKTDLGKKLEKKSRFMKNKKRPTKLVSL